The stretch of DNA GCGGATCGTTTTGGCCCGCGTGTCCAGGCCCATCCGGCCGGAGCGCTTGCCGAAGTGATGAAGGGTGCTGGCCTCTTCATCAACACCACCTCGCTCGGCATGGACGGCGAGGCGGCGCCGCAACTCGATTTCTCGCCACTTGCAGCCGATGCGGTCGTCACCGATATCGTTTATGTGCCCTTGAAGACGCCGATCCTGGCACAGGCGGAAGAGCAAGGATTTCCCATCGTCGATGGTCTCGGCATGCTCTTGCACCAGGCCGTGCCTGGATTTGAGCAATGGTTCGGCCGGCGTCCCATCGTCGACGCTGCGCTGCGCGCGCTCGTCATCGCGGATATGGAAGCACACTGATGCTGAAGATCGGTCTCACCGGCTCCATCGGAATGGGAAAATCGACGGCGGCAAAGCTCTTCGCCGATGCCGGAATCCCGGTGAACGATTCGGATGCCGTGGTCCACGATCTCTATGCCGGCGAGGCTGCATCACTGGTGAATGCCGCCTTCCCCGGTACGATGAAGGATGGGGCCGTCGACCGGCATGAACTCGGCCGCCAGCTCGCTTTTCATCCCGGTGGCTTCAAACGCCTGGAAGCGATAGTCCATCCGCTGGTTCGCAAACGCGAGACGGAATTTCTGGAGCGACAGCGCGCCGCCGGCGCCGACATGGTATTGCTCGATATCCCACTACTTTTCGAAACCAGCGCCGAGGCAAGAGTGGACGTCATCGTCGTGGTCAGCACTGATCCACAGCTTCAGCGCCAAAGGGTGCTTGCGCGCGAAGGCATGACCGAGGAAAAATTCGACATGATTCTCTCACGCCAGACGCCGGACACGGAAAAACGGCGGCGGGCCGATTATGTAATCGACACCAGTCACAGTATCGCGACGACGAGAGAACGTGTACTCGAGATCGTCGCCGACCTGAAAACGCGGATTGCCAAGGGAGATTTCCGGAATGCGTGAGATCATCTTCGATACGGAAACAACCGGCCTCGACAACCGCGCCGACCGCATCATCGAAATCGGCGGCATCGAGCTCTTCAATCATTTCCCCACGGGCAATACGATCCATATCTTCATCAATCCTGGAGATCAGAAGGTTCATCCGGATGCGCTCGCCGTGCACGGCATCACCGATGAATTCCTGAAGGACAAGCAGCCTTTTGGGGAGGTTGCCGAACAAATCCTTACCTTCTTCGGCGATGCGAAGTGGATTGCCCATAACGCCACCTTCGATATGGGCTTCATCAACGCGGAATTAGCACGGATCGGTTTGCCGCCAATCCTGCCGGAAAGGGTGCTCGATACCCTGTCGATGGCGCGTCGCAAACACCCGATGGGACCGAATTCGCTCGATGCGCTCTGCCGGCGCTACGGCATCGACAATTCGCACCGCACCAAACACGGCGCGCTGCTCGACTCCGAATTGCTCGCCGAAGTCTATATCGAGATGATCGGTGGCAGACAGGCAGCGCTCGGGCTCGGCATGGTCGGCAGGTCCAACCAGGCAGCCCGCGGTGACATGGGGATGGAAGACGACGTGGTGATTGCCGCAGTGCTCGAGCGGCCCCGGCCGCTAGCCCCGCGCGTCAGCGATATCGAGGAGCAGGCACATGAGGCGCTCGTCGCCAAGCTCGGTGAAAAAAGCGTCTGGGCGAAATACGCAAACCTCGATTGAACCGGTCCTCAATTGAAAATGCCCGGGACCAGCCCGGGCATCCGCATTTCAGACAAGAAAGAGCCGGTCAGTTCGGAACGGCCTGAACCTTGGCGCGGGCCTGTTCCTCGGCAACACGCTGAGCGAACATCTGCGTGAAGTCGATCGGGTCGATCATCAGCGGCGGGAAACCACCGTTGCGGGTGACGTCGGCGATGATCTGACGGGCGAAGGGGAAGAGCATGCGCGGGCACTCGATGAAGAGAACCGGCAGCATGTGTTCCTGCGGGAAACCGGCAACGCGGAAGACGCCGCCATAGGTGAGTTCGGTATGGAAAACCGTCTTGTCGCCGTCCTTGGCCTCGGCATTCAGCGACAGCACGACATCGAAATCCGTATCGGAAAGCGGGTTGGCGTTGACGTTCACATTGATGTTGATCGTCGGCGCCTTGTCGCGGGCCTGCAGCGAACGCGGCGCACCCGGATTTTCGAAGGACAGATCCTTGGTATATTGCGCAAGGATCGAAAGGGTGGGGTTGGCCGCACCGTTGCTGTTGTTATCGTCTGCCATTGGCTTTTCCTCGAGGGGCATGGGAATGGTGCCGCCATCTAACATTTCAGGGAAGGGCTTACAACCCTGGGCGCTTGGCGCGGTTGATCAGCCGCAGTGCCTCAATCGCCGAGATGTTTGCCGGACCACGGTGAGTTGCGATCCGGCTCTCTATGATAGTCCTCTTCGTCGAGATCGACCACCTTCGAGTTCGGCTTGCGGTCGCGGAAATCGGCTTGCGGGCCCGAGGAAGAGGCGCCCTTAGCATTGACGACGACGAAGCGTTTGGCGATCGCCCGCCAGACGAGATCGCGCACCGGCGGAATAAGAATGAGGATCGCGATGATATCGGACAGGAAGCCGGGAATGATCAGCAGCAGCGAGGCGATGACGTTCATCGCCGGCCGCAGCAGGTCGCGGCCCGGCATCACCCCGTTTCGTCCTTCGCTCGACATGCGGCGCAAAATACCGATGCCCTGCCGGCGCAGCAGAATCACGCCGAGGACGAAACCGAGCATGACGAGCGCCAGCGTCAGCCACAATCCGATAGCCCGGCCGACGACGACGAAACCGGCAATTTCGGCGAGCGGCAGCAGCAGAATGAAGGCTGGCAGGATCGAAAAACGCATGTCGGTCATGTCCCGGGCTCGCCGGTCTCCTCTTGGCGCCGGCGAAGATGCCAGCCATCATTTGAATCATCTGTATAGGCAGACTATATGGGAGTACAAATCAGAGATGTTAACGGGCGGCTGCGATACGATATGAGTTCGAACGACTTCATCACATTATTTTTCCTGGTGGCGGCTGTGCTGATTTTCTTTCAGCTCCGCTCCGTGCTCGGGCGCCGTACAGGAAATGAGAAGCCGCCGCGCGATCTCTATACGCCGCGGGATGCGGCTCCGGCCGAAGCCGCCGATGCCGGCAAGGTAGTGACGCTGCCGCGGCGTGATGCGACGACGGAGGACGAGGATCGCTTCG from Rhizobium leguminosarum bv. trifolii WSM1325 encodes:
- a CDS encoding dephospho-CoA kinase (KEGG: rec:RHECIAT_CH0000005 dephospho-CoA kinase protein~TIGRFAM: dephospho-CoA kinase~PFAM: Dephospho-CoA kinase), coding for MLKIGLTGSIGMGKSTAAKLFADAGIPVNDSDAVVHDLYAGEAASLVNAAFPGTMKDGAVDRHELGRQLAFHPGGFKRLEAIVHPLVRKRETEFLERQRAAGADMVLLDIPLLFETSAEARVDVIVVVSTDPQLQRQRVLAREGMTEEKFDMILSRQTPDTEKRRRADYVIDTSHSIATTRERVLEIVADLKTRIAKGDFRNA
- a CDS encoding DNA polymerase III, epsilon subunit (KEGG: rec:RHECIAT_CH0000006 DNA polymerase III, epsilon chain protein~TIGRFAM: DNA polymerase III, epsilon subunit~PFAM: Exonuclease RNase T and DNA polymerase III~SMART: Exonuclease), whose translation is MREIIFDTETTGLDNRADRIIEIGGIELFNHFPTGNTIHIFINPGDQKVHPDALAVHGITDEFLKDKQPFGEVAEQILTFFGDAKWIAHNATFDMGFINAELARIGLPPILPERVLDTLSMARRKHPMGPNSLDALCRRYGIDNSHRTKHGALLDSELLAEVYIEMIGGRQAALGLGMVGRSNQAARGDMGMEDDVVIAAVLERPRPLAPRVSDIEEQAHEALVAKLGEKSVWAKYANLD
- a CDS encoding protein-export protein SecB (TIGRFAM: protein-export protein SecB~PFAM: protein export chaperone SecB~KEGG: ret:RHE_CH00006 preprotein translocase subunit SecB) translates to MADDNNSNGAANPTLSILAQYTKDLSFENPGAPRSLQARDKAPTININVNVNANPLSDTDFDVVLSLNAEAKDGDKTVFHTELTYGGVFRVAGFPQEHMLPVLFIECPRMLFPFARQIIADVTRNGGFPPLMIDPIDFTQMFAQRVAEEQARAKVQAVPN
- a CDS encoding FxsA cytoplasmic membrane protein (PFAM: FxsA cytoplasmic membrane protein~KEGG: ret:RHE_CH00007 FxsA), coding for MTDMRFSILPAFILLLPLAEIAGFVVVGRAIGLWLTLALVMLGFVLGVILLRRQGIGILRRMSSEGRNGVMPGRDLLRPAMNVIASLLLIIPGFLSDIIAILILIPPVRDLVWRAIAKRFVVVNAKGASSSGPQADFRDRKPNSKVVDLDEEDYHREPDRNSPWSGKHLGD